From Myxococcus guangdongensis:
AGGCCGCGCTCAGTCACGTCGGTCCACGCGGGAGTGCTCGACCAGGGGACGACGCCGCAATGAGTCGTTGCGGTCTGCTCGGGAGCACGGACAATGCGCCTCCCGTGACGAACACCCGCGCCTCCGAGCATGTCTACGTCTCCACCCTCCCTGGACTGGAGCCCGCGCTGGAGTCGGAGTGCGCCGCGCTCGGGTGGAAGCCTCGACGCGCCGAGGGCGGCGTGGAGCTGGAGGGGCCCACCGGGCTGCATCAGGAAGCGAACCTGCGCCTGCGCACCGCGAGCCGCGTGCTGCTGCGGCTCGGCGTCTTCCGCGCGAATGACGAGGACGTGCTGGTCCGGGGCCTGCGTGGACTGGAGCTGTCGCGCATCTGGGACCGTCGCGCGCCGCCGCGCATGTCGGTGACGCTGAAGCGCTCGGGAGTCCCGGGGGCGGACGTGGTGATGGACGCGGCGGCCGAGGCGTGGAACGTGGCCTCGGTGGGGCGCGCGGGGCCGCTCGACGAGGAAGGCGGACCCGGGCTCACGTTGCTCGTGCGCGTGGAGGGGGAGGTCTTCACGGTGAGCGCCGACACCAGCGGCGAGCCATTGCATCGCCGGGGTTACCGACAGGAGATCAGCCGCGCGCCTCTGCGGGAAACGCTCGCCGCGGGCATCCTGACGCTCGCAGGCTACGATGGCACGGAGCCACTGGTGGACCCGATGTGTGGCTCGGGCACCTTCCTGGTGGAGGGCGCGTGGATGTCCATCAAGCGCGCGCCAGGATTGATGCATGGCTTCGCCTTCGAATCGTTTCCTGGCTTCGACGCGACGGAGTGGGCGGAGCGCAAGGCTCGGGCGGAGTCCGAGGCACTGGCGGCGCCGCGCGGAGCACTGCAGGGCTTCGACATCAACGCGGGCGCACTGGGGACGGCTCGCAGGAACGCGCGGCGCGCGGGCGTGACACTCTCCCTGGAGCGCAAGGACGTAAAGACGCTGACGGCGCCCGCGGGAGGCCCCGGCCTGGTGGTGGCGAACCCGCCCTATGGGAAGCGATTGGGCGAGGGCGAGGACCTGCCCGGGCTCTATCGCGCGATGGGCGAGACGCTGCGAAAAGGCTTCACCGGCTGGCGCGCGGCGCTACTGGTGCCCGAGGACACGGGGCTCGTGAAGGCGCTGAACCTGCCGGAGGCTCGAAGCCTGCCCGTGCGCAATGGCGGACTGCGCTGCAAGCTGCTCCTCACGGATGCACTCGCGCCCAAGCGCTGAGCCGCTCCAGGGGCCGCCTCGCCCTCGATGCTCGTGGGCGCGCGCTCAGGACGGAGGCCTTCGCACCCGCGTCAGGACCGCGATGGCGATGACGATGGCCAGCAGCGAGCCCACCCAGCCGAGGCGGGCATTGTGGGTGTCTTCTTCCTCCCCCGGTGACGGACCGCGCACGGCAGCCGACTCCGTGACGGGCGACGGGATGTCACGCGGCACGGCCGCCGCGAGGGACGAGCACACCACGGCCCCCACGAGCACGGCCCCCCTCCATCTCGAGGACATGATTCCTCTCTCAATCGAGTCCTACAGCAACGCATGAACGGGGACCCTGGGAGACCTTCGCCAGGTGCTCGACGAAACAGGAGGCGGCGCACGTATGCTTCCTCCTCCCACCCTGTCAGCACCACCTGGGCGCCCCACCCACCATGACGACTGGAAGCGATTCGAGTCCCCAAGACGTTGGAATGCGGCGCGCCGTCTCCCGCTGGGAGTTGGTGGGCTTCTCCATCAATGACGTCATCGGCAGCGGCGTGTACCTGCTGCCCGCGGCGGCCGCGGCGAACCTGGGCTCCGCGAGCACCGGCGCCGTGGTGCTCGCCGGACTGGCCGTGCTGCTGCTCGTGCTCTGCTTCGCGGAGGCCGCCAGCTACTTCGACAAGCCCGGCAGCGCGTACCTCTACACACGCGAGGCCTTCGGCGAGCTGGTGGGCTTCCAGGTCGGATGGATGACGTGGCTGGCCCGCGTCGCCTCGGTGGCCTCGCTGTCCGTCGGCTTCTCGCGGGCGCTCGGCTACCTGTGGCCCGGCGCCAACGCGGGCGTCGGACAGAGCCTGGCCATCGCGATTCCGCTGCTCGGGCTCACCGCCATCAACGTCGTCGGGGTGAAGAGCGGCGCTCGCACGGCGGTCTTCCTGGCCATCACCAAGACGGTGCCGCTGCTGATCTTCATCGGCGTGGGCATCTTCTTCGTGTCCGCGCCGCTGGCGACCTCCGTGGAGCCCAAGAGCACCGGCAGCCTGGGCGCCGCCGTGTTGTTGCTCCTGTTCGCGTACGCGGGCTTCGAGAACACGGCCGCTCCCGCGGGGGAGTTCAAGAACCCGCGCCGCGACGTGCCCTTCGCGCTCATCGTGCAGATTGGCGTCGTCACGCTCATCTACACCGCGGTGCAGTGGGTGGCGCTGGGGACGTTGCCCGGGGTGGTGGACGCGAAGACGCCGCTGGCCGATGCCGCCGCGAGATTCCTCGGAGGCTGGGGCGGGTTGATGATGACGGTGGGCGGCGCGCTGTCGATTCTGGGCACCAACAGCAACACGGTGCTCGCGGGGCCTCGGTATCTGTATGCGCTCGCGAGGGATGGCTTCGGGCCCGCGGTGCTCGCCACGCTGCATCCTCGCTTCCGTACGCCCACGGCGGCCATCCTGGTGCAGACGGGCATCGCGTTGCCGTTGGCGTTCTCAGGCTCGTTCGAGGTGCTCGCCACGTTGTCCGTGGTGGCACGGCTGGCCACGTACTTCGGCACGGCGGTGGCCGTCCCCGTGCTGCGCCGCAAGCTCCAGCAGCCGGCCCATGCGTTCCGCATCCCCGGTGGGCCGGTGATTCCCATCGCGGCGGCGTCGCTGTGTGTCGTGTTCGCGCTGAGCGCGGAGAAGAAGAACCTCATCGCGGGAGCCATCGCGCTCGCGGTCGGCTTCGTGCTGTATCGCTTCCAGCGACGGCCCGAGGGGAAGGTCGCGCTCGAGTAGGCACGCAGCCGGGTGCCCAGGCCCGTTCCCCGTGGGCCTGGGTTTCGTGTTAGCGGTGGCGACGTGGACGACGCGCGCATCACCCTGCTCGACGCTGGATGGGAGCCTCCTGTCGAGGGAGGCAGCCTGCCGAGCCCGTTCGATGAACTGGGCCCCTCGTTGTTGGCGAGGCAGGCGGCGGAGGTGTTGCAGCGCGAGCTCCACCAGGGGCAGGTGGCTCCGGGCATTCCCACGTCGATGTTGGAGGGGCACGAGGGCGGGAAGATGTTCGGGGTGCTCGTGGTGCGGCTGCCCGAGGGACACCTGGGGTTGCTCCGGGCCTTCTCGGGGATGCTCGCCGGACGGTGGGACGTGGAGGGGTATGTGCCTCCGCTGTTCGACCGTGAGGCGAGAGCGAACATGGAGCCCGAGGGCGAGGCCACCGTGAAGGCGCTCTTCGCCCGCGCGGAGGCCATGCGGGCCTCGCCCGAGCTGCTGTCACTTCGGGCAGCGCATGCGGAGCAGTCCGCGAGGCATGCCTCGGAGCTTGCGGCGCTGCGTGAGCGACACGAGGTCCGACGAAAGCAGCGGCATGCACGCAGGGCGGAGCTGACCGGGGCTGCGGAGCCGCGCGCCTCGTCAACGCCTTCATCCCTGGATGAGGCGCACGTTCGGACGCGGGTGGCGCTGCGCGACAGCCTTCACGCGCTCGACCAGGAGAGCCGTGGCGACAAAGCCGAGCGACGGCGCCTGGAGGCCGCCCACGAATCCGAGCGAAGCAGCCTCGAACCGAAGCGGATGCGTCTCGAGCGTCGGCTGAGAGCCCTGGACCGACTGCGCCACATGGTGAGCCGTGCGGTCATGCGGCGCATCCACGACACCTACGTCATCACCAACATGCGAGGAGAGCGCCGTCTCCTGCGCAATCTCTACGAGCGGGCGCAGCCGCCCTCGGGCGCAGCCGACTGTGCCGCGCCCAAGCTGCTCGCGTATGCGCAGGCGCACGGCCTGCACCCCGTCGCGCTCGCGGAGTTCTGGTGGGGCGCGCCGCCTCCCTCCGGGGGCCGTGTCACGGGCGCGTACTACGCGGCCTGTCGCGACAAGTGCGGCCCCCTGCTCCCGTTCATGCTGGAAGGTCTCCACGTCGCGCCGCCACGGACCTTCACGCCTCCGCCCACCACTCCGGGCTCGCTGAGCATCCTGTTCGAGGACCGCTGGCTCGTGGTCATCGCCAAGCCCCACGGGCTGCTCTCCGTCCCCGGACGCGAGGCCACGCTGAACGACTCCGTCCTCACGCGACTCCAGGCCCGTTACCCCGACGCCACCGGTCCCCTCCTGGTGCACCGGCTGGACCTGGACACCTCTGGGCTGCTCGTCGCCGCGCTCGATGCGCGCACGCACTCCGCACTGCAACACCAGTTCGTCCACCGCGAGGTGCACAAGCGCTACATCGCCTGGGTCGACGGCATCGTCTCGGGTGAACAGGGCCGCATCGACTTCCCGATGCGCGTGGACCTCGACGACAGGCCCCGACAGATTCACGACCCCATCCACGGCAAGCCCGCCGTGACGGAGTGGCGAGTCCTGGAGCGTCTCGGCGACCGGACACGCGTGGCCTTCTTCCCGCTCACGGGGAGGACGCACCAACTCCGCGTCCACGCAGCCCATCCCCTGGGGCTCGGCGCGCCCATCGTCGGTGACCGGCTCTACGGCCGCGACGCGGAGCGGCTCTTGCTCCACGCGGAGTCACTCACCCTCCTGCATCCTGGAACCGGTGAGCGCGTCACCTTCGACTGCCCCGCGCCCTTCTGACCGCGTCAGTGCATCACCGACGAAGAGGGCTCCGCGCCCGCGGAGATGACTGCGACCCAACGCCGCGAGCAGCACTCGCGGCCTTCAGCGCCTCAGCCCTCGGACGGAACTGGAGCCTCCTCGACGGGAGCCTCCTCCACCGGCTCGGCGGGCAGCTCCGTCGCACCCGACGCCGCGGGCTTCACGCCCAGCTCCCGCGTCAGCTTCGGATTCACACCCGTCTCCGCCAGCAGTCGCTCCAACTGCACCCGCGCCCGCCGATTGTCCCGGTGCACGCGGCGCCCCAGGATGAGCTCGTTCTTCAACGAGTGCTCCCACCCCGTCAGCTCCGTCACCGTCACCTGGTACCCGAACGCCTCCAGCGTCAGCGCGCGGACCACGTTCGTCAGATGCGAGCCGAACTCGCGCCGGTGCCACGGGTGCGCAAACAGGAGCCCCATGCTCCCCTTCCCCGCCGCCCGCTGCTCCTTGAGCTGCGCCGCCACCTCGGCCTGACAGCACGGCACCACCGCCACGTGGTCCGCCCCATGACGAATCGCCGCGATGAGCGCGTCGTCCGTGGCCGTGTCACACGCGTGCAGCGCCATCAGCAGGTGGATGCGCTCCGGATACGCCGCCTGGTCGATGTGCGCCGTCTGGAAGCTCATCCGCGAGAAGCCCAGCCGCTCCGCGCGCCCCTTCGCGCGCTCGGTCAGCTCCGGCCGCCCCTCCACCGACAACAACGTGCCCCCGGCCGCGTCCTTCAGGAACAGCTCGTAGAGCACGAACCCCAGGTACGCATTGCCGCTGCCCGCATCCACGAACACCGCGGACTCCGGATGGCGCGCCTTCACGTCCTCCACCGCCGGCCGCATCAGCTCCATCAGGTGGTTGACCTGCTTGAGCTTGCGCAGCGCATCCGCGTTCAGATGCCCCTCGCGCGTGAGCAGGTGCAGCTCGCGCAACAGCGCCTGCGACTGGTCCGGCAGGAGCTCCCGCCGGACCTGCGATGCCTTGACGTTGCGCCTCAGACGGACACCACTTCGAGCACCTCGGGGATGATCTCCCGCAGACGCCCCTCGATTCCCATCTTCAACGTCG
This genomic window contains:
- a CDS encoding THUMP domain-containing class I SAM-dependent RNA methyltransferase, which codes for MSRCGLLGSTDNAPPVTNTRASEHVYVSTLPGLEPALESECAALGWKPRRAEGGVELEGPTGLHQEANLRLRTASRVLLRLGVFRANDEDVLVRGLRGLELSRIWDRRAPPRMSVTLKRSGVPGADVVMDAAAEAWNVASVGRAGPLDEEGGPGLTLLVRVEGEVFTVSADTSGEPLHRRGYRQEISRAPLRETLAAGILTLAGYDGTEPLVDPMCGSGTFLVEGAWMSIKRAPGLMHGFAFESFPGFDATEWAERKARAESEALAAPRGALQGFDINAGALGTARRNARRAGVTLSLERKDVKTLTAPAGGPGLVVANPPYGKRLGEGEDLPGLYRAMGETLRKGFTGWRAALLVPEDTGLVKALNLPEARSLPVRNGGLRCKLLLTDALAPKR
- a CDS encoding APC family permease, whose translation is MRRAVSRWELVGFSINDVIGSGVYLLPAAAAANLGSASTGAVVLAGLAVLLLVLCFAEAASYFDKPGSAYLYTREAFGELVGFQVGWMTWLARVASVASLSVGFSRALGYLWPGANAGVGQSLAIAIPLLGLTAINVVGVKSGARTAVFLAITKTVPLLIFIGVGIFFVSAPLATSVEPKSTGSLGAAVLLLLFAYAGFENTAAPAGEFKNPRRDVPFALIVQIGVVTLIYTAVQWVALGTLPGVVDAKTPLADAAARFLGGWGGLMMTVGGALSILGTNSNTVLAGPRYLYALARDGFGPAVLATLHPRFRTPTAAILVQTGIALPLAFSGSFEVLATLSVVARLATYFGTAVAVPVLRRKLQQPAHAFRIPGGPVIPIAAASLCVVFALSAEKKNLIAGAIALAVGFVLYRFQRRPEGKVALE
- a CDS encoding RluA family pseudouridine synthase, with translation MDDARITLLDAGWEPPVEGGSLPSPFDELGPSLLARQAAEVLQRELHQGQVAPGIPTSMLEGHEGGKMFGVLVVRLPEGHLGLLRAFSGMLAGRWDVEGYVPPLFDREARANMEPEGEATVKALFARAEAMRASPELLSLRAAHAEQSARHASELAALRERHEVRRKQRHARRAELTGAAEPRASSTPSSLDEAHVRTRVALRDSLHALDQESRGDKAERRRLEAAHESERSSLEPKRMRLERRLRALDRLRHMVSRAVMRRIHDTYVITNMRGERRLLRNLYERAQPPSGAADCAAPKLLAYAQAHGLHPVALAEFWWGAPPPSGGRVTGAYYAACRDKCGPLLPFMLEGLHVAPPRTFTPPPTTPGSLSILFEDRWLVVIAKPHGLLSVPGREATLNDSVLTRLQARYPDATGPLLVHRLDLDTSGLLVAALDARTHSALQHQFVHREVHKRYIAWVDGIVSGEQGRIDFPMRVDLDDRPRQIHDPIHGKPAVTEWRVLERLGDRTRVAFFPLTGRTHQLRVHAAHPLGLGAPIVGDRLYGRDAERLLLHAESLTLLHPGTGERVTFDCPAPF
- a CDS encoding class I SAM-dependent methyltransferase, which produces MSVVDGDVEDGNRGASAGDHPRGARSGVRLRRNVKASQVRRELLPDQSQALLRELHLLTREGHLNADALRKLKQVNHLMELMRPAVEDVKARHPESAVFVDAGSGNAYLGFVLYELFLKDAAGGTLLSVEGRPELTERAKGRAERLGFSRMSFQTAHIDQAAYPERIHLLMALHACDTATDDALIAAIRHGADHVAVVPCCQAEVAAQLKEQRAAGKGSMGLLFAHPWHRREFGSHLTNVVRALTLEAFGYQVTVTELTGWEHSLKNELILGRRVHRDNRRARVQLERLLAETGVNPKLTRELGVKPAASGATELPAEPVEEAPVEEAPVPSEG